A genomic window from Brevibacillus agri includes:
- a CDS encoding NAD kinase, translating to MKIATVLRNDDYTREVEHLLKEKLREAGSPYTFVNGTEAKPDMVLSIGGDGTLLEAVHQYGMEPAYVGIHTGHLGFYADWRPEELDEFVDRLLHAEPAIVEYPTVQCRIDTADGQRYEKWALNELVLRNASLSTLVACVYINGDELETFRGDGLIVSSPSGSTAYNKAVDGAIVHPSIEAIQLSEIASINNQAYRTINSSLVLPKHHEVELIVMNPEIMIGLDREQAVWRGVRSIMCRVGQGKVKFARYKRLTFWSRVRNSFIKG from the coding sequence ATGAAGATTGCGACTGTACTGCGAAATGACGATTATACACGGGAAGTAGAACATTTGTTGAAGGAAAAGCTGCGCGAGGCAGGCAGTCCTTACACGTTTGTGAACGGAACGGAGGCCAAGCCTGACATGGTGCTCTCAATCGGAGGGGACGGGACGCTGCTGGAGGCCGTCCATCAATACGGCATGGAGCCGGCCTATGTCGGGATTCATACGGGACACCTCGGTTTTTACGCCGACTGGCGGCCGGAGGAGCTGGATGAGTTCGTCGACCGGCTGCTGCACGCCGAACCGGCGATCGTCGAGTATCCGACGGTCCAGTGCCGGATTGATACAGCAGATGGCCAGCGATACGAAAAATGGGCGTTGAACGAACTGGTCCTGCGCAACGCGTCCCTCTCGACGTTGGTCGCTTGCGTCTACATTAACGGGGACGAGTTGGAGACGTTTCGCGGCGACGGGTTGATCGTGTCTTCGCCATCGGGGAGTACAGCCTACAACAAAGCCGTGGATGGAGCGATCGTGCATCCGTCCATCGAGGCGATCCAACTGTCCGAAATCGCCTCCATCAACAACCAGGCGTACCGGACGATCAACAGCTCGCTCGTTTTGCCCAAGCATCACGAAGTAGAGCTGATTGTCATGAACCCGGAAATCATGATCGGCCTCGATCGCGAGCAGGCGGTGTGGAGAGGCGTGCGCTCCATTATGTGCCGTGTCGGGCAAGGCAAAGTCAAATTCGCCCGCTACAAGCGACTGACGTTTTGGAGCAGGGTGCGCAATTCGTTTATCAAAGGATAG
- a CDS encoding NUDIX domain-containing protein, with the protein MAWYHAIAKWYWKIRKPLTLGVRLIVADEQKGVLLIRHTYVPGWYLPGGGVEKGESFWEAARRELREECGLVAGELRLCHLYYSEREGKRDHIALFHACQIQPGTGKIDADEVRDMRYFLWDQLPDDMTPSTRKRLAEFCAQSFREERW; encoded by the coding sequence ATGGCGTGGTACCATGCGATAGCGAAATGGTATTGGAAAATCCGCAAGCCGCTGACTCTCGGAGTGCGCCTCATCGTGGCCGACGAACAAAAAGGCGTCCTGCTCATTCGGCACACCTATGTACCCGGCTGGTACTTGCCCGGCGGCGGAGTCGAAAAAGGAGAATCGTTCTGGGAGGCAGCCCGCAGAGAGCTGCGGGAAGAATGCGGCCTCGTGGCTGGCGAGCTCAGGCTCTGTCACCTGTATTACAGCGAACGCGAAGGCAAGCGCGACCACATCGCCCTGTTCCATGCCTGCCAAATCCAGCCCGGGACAGGCAAGATCGACGCCGATGAAGTCCGGGACATGCGCTACTTTTTGTGGGACCAGCTCCCGGACGACATGACCCCCTCGACGCGAAAGCGATTGGCGGAATTTTGCGCCCAGTCTTTCCGCGAAGAGCGATGGTGA
- a CDS encoding YugN family protein codes for MKKIQSSLPGTKATFGYFRESLEPHFTLANWDYEHGYFDRTLDDRNTVYLRLPVKVLQGELDSPDAWLELGEPFVLRHVYNTGVEEDIGYYAPVASAVMNQFQEPLDKDAEIDPRWIRKAEAIVKELENRLG; via the coding sequence ATGAAGAAAATTCAAAGCAGCTTACCAGGGACGAAGGCGACGTTCGGCTATTTCCGCGAGTCGCTCGAGCCGCATTTTACACTGGCGAATTGGGATTACGAACACGGCTATTTCGACCGCACCCTTGACGACAGGAACACCGTGTACCTCCGCCTCCCGGTAAAAGTCTTGCAGGGCGAGCTCGACAGCCCCGACGCGTGGCTGGAACTGGGCGAACCGTTTGTTTTGCGCCACGTCTACAACACAGGCGTAGAGGAAGATATCGGCTACTACGCCCCCGTCGCTTCAGCCGTGATGAACCAGTTCCAGGAGCCGCTCGACAAAGATGCCGAGATCGACCCCCGCTGGATTCGCAAGGCCGAGGCCATCGTCAAAGAACTGGAAAATCGTCTCGGATGA
- the thiO gene encoding glycine oxidase ThiO — MSDCLVVGGGIIGLSLAYELSRRGRSVTLVEQGEWGGQASSAAAGMLAPLKEFTAPGPMLDLGMTSLAYYPQWAAELEEFTGGDVQLSLEGLLTVALNDDEQAQLLAKYHWQKEAGHSVHLLTERQQLAEVEPLLTEQAQAAIYSPYEGHINNRMLLRALVTACRLQGVALHAGCVVSGIAVKGGRVVGVESSLGPLRAEQTIITSGAWAGIMLEMLGVSIPVRPVRGQIAAVSSAGIPLRTVIFGTSGYITPKKDGKIVIGATEDESGFQREVTMAGLASILNGVMPYVPALHGAAFLEAWGGLRPATADGKPLLGPVPGWDGLSIAGGHFRNGILLSPATAKWMADYLEKGETERLTPFLPSRFLAKTDETSNKMG; from the coding sequence TTGAGCGATTGTCTCGTAGTGGGTGGAGGAATTATCGGATTAAGTCTGGCTTATGAGTTGTCACGAAGAGGAAGGAGCGTCACGCTGGTCGAGCAGGGAGAATGGGGCGGACAGGCGTCTTCTGCGGCGGCGGGGATGCTCGCGCCGTTGAAGGAGTTTACGGCCCCAGGCCCGATGCTCGATCTGGGCATGACTTCGCTGGCCTATTACCCGCAGTGGGCGGCCGAGCTGGAAGAGTTTACCGGAGGAGACGTCCAGCTCAGCCTGGAAGGGCTGCTGACGGTCGCGCTCAACGATGACGAGCAGGCACAGCTTTTGGCGAAGTACCATTGGCAAAAAGAAGCGGGGCACAGCGTCCACCTTTTGACGGAGCGGCAGCAACTGGCTGAGGTGGAGCCGCTTTTGACCGAGCAGGCGCAGGCAGCCATCTACTCTCCGTACGAAGGGCATATCAACAACCGCATGCTGCTGCGCGCTCTGGTGACAGCATGCCGGCTGCAAGGCGTCGCGTTGCACGCAGGCTGTGTCGTGAGCGGCATCGCGGTAAAAGGCGGCCGGGTAGTCGGCGTGGAGAGTTCGCTTGGACCGCTGCGGGCGGAGCAAACGATCATCACGTCAGGCGCGTGGGCGGGCATCATGCTGGAAATGCTCGGCGTTTCGATTCCCGTTCGCCCGGTTCGCGGCCAGATCGCGGCGGTATCCTCCGCAGGCATCCCGCTTCGCACCGTCATTTTTGGCACCTCCGGCTACATCACGCCGAAGAAGGACGGGAAAATCGTCATCGGCGCGACAGAAGACGAAAGCGGCTTTCAGCGCGAAGTTACAATGGCGGGCTTGGCCAGCATCCTGAACGGAGTCATGCCGTACGTCCCGGCCTTGCACGGCGCTGCTTTTCTGGAGGCGTGGGGCGGACTGCGGCCAGCTACCGCAGATGGCAAGCCGCTGCTTGGTCCCGTGCCCGGCTGGGACGGGCTTTCGATTGCCGGAGGGCACTTCCGCAACGGCATCTTGCTGTCCCCGGCTACCGCGAAATGGATGGCCGACTACCTGGAAAAAGGCGAGACAGAGCGTCTGACGCCGTTTTTGCCATCCCGCTTTTTGGCAAAAACAGACGAAACGTCGAACAAAATGGGCTAG
- a CDS encoding excisionase family DNA-binding protein, with product MEETAAYLELPETFILEKIHQGKIRALHDGNEYIINKEQFNHHLEEMRKLREFEEAARHETVPESYDVKDED from the coding sequence GTGGAGGAGACAGCGGCGTATTTGGAGCTTCCTGAAACGTTTATTTTGGAAAAAATTCATCAGGGCAAAATCCGCGCTCTCCACGACGGCAACGAGTACATCATCAACAAGGAGCAGTTCAATCACCATCTGGAGGAAATGCGCAAGCTTCGCGAGTTCGAGGAAGCGGCGCGTCACGAGACGGTTCCGGAAAGCTACGATGTGAAAGACGAGGATTAA
- a CDS encoding efflux RND transporter periplasmic adaptor subunit yields MKKRWWIIGSVVVLLGAGFVGINMMGSQQAMGMPVNIGAPTKSVLESKILTSGIVTVEDKQKQYANVTGTLREFVVKEGDKVKKGQVIAKIDTSDVDGRLLDLEAQMEVAKANLAKAQIGAEPEEVAQERERVNQAQREYDAAKREYDRIQQLFASGASTQQELDKAKSVLDNAQSSLNVTKQQFALKQKGPRKEDIAAQQAQINKLAVERSQLEKERVQSVLVAPMDGTVIGVAAENGQYVSKGTEILTLANLNNLLIQADINESDVGKLKIGQSATIEGITLGKQLLNAQITRIAPIATTTQSSSGQGEKTRVKVILKPQGDLSALKPGFHVDINIMVEKIENALQVPIESVQQDADGSTFIWISADGIAKKQKVVTGTENELFSHIKSGLSGDEQIILGPVDALSEGAAVMPISGGAAALGM; encoded by the coding sequence ATGAAAAAACGGTGGTGGATCATCGGTTCCGTGGTCGTCCTGCTCGGTGCGGGCTTCGTCGGAATCAACATGATGGGCTCTCAGCAAGCCATGGGCATGCCGGTAAACATCGGGGCTCCGACCAAGTCAGTCCTGGAGAGCAAAATTTTGACCTCGGGGATCGTCACGGTAGAGGACAAGCAAAAGCAGTATGCCAACGTAACCGGAACCTTGCGCGAGTTTGTGGTGAAGGAAGGCGACAAGGTCAAGAAAGGCCAGGTCATCGCAAAAATCGACACCTCGGATGTCGACGGCAGACTGCTTGATCTGGAAGCGCAAATGGAAGTAGCCAAAGCCAATCTGGCAAAAGCCCAGATCGGGGCAGAGCCGGAAGAAGTGGCGCAGGAGCGCGAGCGGGTCAATCAGGCCCAGCGCGAATACGACGCAGCCAAACGCGAGTACGATCGGATCCAGCAACTGTTCGCTTCGGGGGCTTCCACGCAGCAAGAGTTGGACAAGGCCAAATCTGTTTTGGACAACGCCCAGTCTTCCCTGAATGTCACGAAGCAACAGTTTGCCCTCAAGCAAAAAGGGCCGCGCAAGGAAGACATCGCCGCCCAGCAGGCGCAAATCAACAAGCTGGCCGTAGAGCGCAGCCAGTTGGAAAAAGAGCGCGTGCAAAGCGTCCTCGTCGCGCCGATGGACGGAACAGTCATTGGCGTGGCGGCCGAGAACGGCCAATACGTCAGCAAAGGCACGGAAATTTTGACGCTGGCCAACCTGAACAACCTGCTCATTCAGGCTGATATTAACGAGTCGGACGTCGGCAAACTGAAAATCGGCCAGTCCGCGACGATTGAAGGAATTACGCTGGGCAAGCAACTGCTGAACGCCCAAATTACCCGGATCGCGCCGATCGCGACCACTACGCAAAGCAGTTCGGGCCAAGGCGAAAAAACGCGCGTCAAAGTCATCCTCAAGCCGCAGGGCGATTTGAGCGCACTGAAGCCAGGCTTCCACGTGGACATCAACATCATGGTGGAAAAAATCGAAAACGCCCTGCAAGTTCCCATCGAGTCCGTTCAGCAGGACGCCGATGGCAGCACCTTCATATGGATCTCCGCTGACGGCATCGCCAAGAAGCAAAAAGTCGTTACAGGCACAGAAAATGAGCTGTTCTCCCACATCAAGTCGGGACTGTCAGGAGACGAACAAATCATTTTGGGACCTGTCGACGCTCTGAGCGAAGGAGCTGCGGTCATGCCGATAAGCGGCGGTGCTGCTGCGCTGGGCATGTAA
- a CDS encoding ABC transporter ATP-binding protein has product MLQVEGLTKSYKTGDTTLPILKGVSLLVEKGEFVAIMGPSGSGKSTFMNMLGCLDRPDSGTYILDGIEVSSLKDKQLAYVRNQKIGFVFQSFNLLARSTSLHNVELPMMYANISRSERRSRATEALKRVGLAERMNHKPTQLSGGQKQRVAIARALVNRPAILLADEPTGNLDSRSGVEIMAMFQELHAQGVTIILVTHELDIAQHAERIVTFKDGVIVRDERVEERIFSTPSDEVIVT; this is encoded by the coding sequence ATGCTTCAGGTAGAAGGCTTGACGAAATCATACAAGACAGGCGATACTACCCTCCCGATCCTGAAAGGCGTCTCCCTGCTAGTGGAAAAAGGCGAATTTGTCGCCATCATGGGACCATCGGGATCAGGGAAATCGACGTTCATGAACATGCTGGGCTGCCTGGATCGTCCGGACTCGGGGACGTACATTCTCGACGGCATCGAGGTCAGCAGCCTCAAGGACAAGCAGCTCGCCTATGTTCGCAATCAAAAAATCGGCTTCGTTTTTCAATCGTTCAATCTGCTCGCGCGCTCCACTTCTTTGCACAACGTGGAGCTGCCGATGATGTACGCCAACATCAGCCGCTCGGAAAGACGCAGTCGCGCCACCGAAGCGCTGAAGCGAGTCGGGCTTGCTGAGCGCATGAACCACAAGCCGACACAGCTTTCCGGCGGACAAAAGCAGCGGGTCGCCATCGCCAGAGCGCTGGTCAATCGACCCGCCATCCTGTTGGCCGACGAACCGACAGGGAACCTGGACAGCCGCTCCGGCGTCGAGATCATGGCGATGTTCCAGGAGCTGCACGCCCAGGGCGTCACGATCATTCTCGTCACGCACGAACTGGACATCGCCCAGCACGCCGAACGGATCGTCACCTTCAAGGACGGCGTCATCGTCCGCGACGAACGGGTCGAGGAACGAATTTTCTCTACCCCGTCTGACGAGGTGATTGTCACATGA
- a CDS encoding ABC transporter permease produces the protein MNFMESFYTALEGIWANKMRSCLTMLGIIIGITSVIAVTTLGEGGQKAINDEMEKFGQNTFNVFINWDTKEEIAADDLTIEDAEVLSRISPAIEYIVPYNSNTIELKGPKKEERVNLTASTPDYFAMQKTMKVAKGRLFNSADDKEQRAVVVLEDKLGEKLFGQMNPIGQRVRWGNNSLVVIGTYTEEKFKFDMGAETFGAVVPIRYYHSLQEEPSVQMFMGKAVDKPSVDPAMQQVKQYLTRKHQKQDHYMVRSMQESVDQFNQLTGTLTLIFSVIAGISLVVGGVGVMNIMLVSVTERTREIGIRKALGARRSDILIQFLIESVIVCLIGGLIGVLFGLGIAALIAQFANLPPLLSWNSVFIAFGFSSAIGIFFGLYPANKAAKLDPIEALRYE, from the coding sequence ATGAATTTTATGGAGAGCTTTTACACCGCCCTGGAAGGCATCTGGGCGAACAAAATGCGTTCCTGCCTGACCATGCTCGGCATCATCATCGGCATCACCTCCGTCATCGCCGTAACGACACTTGGCGAAGGCGGACAAAAAGCGATTAACGACGAGATGGAAAAATTCGGCCAGAACACGTTCAACGTCTTCATCAACTGGGATACGAAGGAAGAGATAGCCGCAGACGACCTGACCATCGAGGACGCCGAGGTACTCAGCCGAATCAGCCCGGCAATCGAGTACATCGTCCCGTACAACTCCAATACAATCGAACTGAAAGGCCCGAAAAAAGAAGAGCGGGTCAACCTGACCGCCAGCACCCCCGACTACTTTGCCATGCAGAAGACGATGAAAGTGGCCAAAGGACGCCTGTTCAACAGCGCGGATGACAAGGAGCAGCGCGCCGTCGTCGTGCTGGAGGACAAGCTCGGCGAAAAGCTGTTCGGCCAGATGAACCCGATCGGCCAGCGCGTGCGCTGGGGCAACAACTCGCTCGTCGTCATCGGTACGTACACAGAGGAAAAGTTCAAGTTTGACATGGGAGCAGAGACGTTTGGCGCGGTTGTCCCCATCCGTTATTACCACAGCCTGCAGGAAGAGCCATCCGTCCAGATGTTCATGGGCAAAGCCGTGGACAAGCCGTCTGTCGACCCTGCCATGCAGCAAGTCAAGCAGTATTTGACCCGCAAGCATCAAAAACAAGACCACTACATGGTGCGCAGCATGCAGGAATCGGTCGATCAGTTCAACCAGTTGACAGGCACATTGACACTGATCTTCAGCGTCATCGCCGGAATCTCGCTCGTCGTCGGCGGGGTCGGCGTCATGAACATCATGCTCGTTTCCGTCACAGAGCGCACGCGGGAAATCGGGATTCGCAAGGCGCTCGGGGCAAGGCGCAGCGACATTTTGATCCAGTTTCTGATCGAATCCGTCATCGTCTGCCTGATCGGCGGCTTGATCGGGGTCCTGTTCGGACTGGGCATCGCCGCCCTGATTGCGCAGTTTGCCAATCTGCCGCCGCTTCTGTCCTGGAACAGCGTGTTCATCGCCTTTGGCTTCTCCAGCGCAATCGGCATCTTTTTCGGCCTGTATCCGGCCAACAAGGCCGCCAAGCTGGACCCGATCGAAGCGCTTCGCTACGAATAA